One window of the Trifolium pratense cultivar HEN17-A07 linkage group LG2, ARS_RC_1.1, whole genome shotgun sequence genome contains the following:
- the LOC123905008 gene encoding protein SHORT ROOT IN SALT MEDIUM 1-like has product MKSDNEDKKDGKGTGEKSGSKIAKQKTSEKDTQIVKGKLKVGDKSKDEKVTKEKDGKNEPKSKSSKEVKEKRKSDEPPRHPGLIPKTKSTKDSKLRSLSLSLDSLLDYTDKDVEESTLELSLFAESFYEMLQFQMGSRILTFLQKLHEKFVIKRAQRKRQREEEPDKDNANKTPTKCQKGDDPSVKSETKVDASNPTQEDNEKTVAENDTCSNKEEDVKMENASDEEVELEEEDPEEDPEEEMDNDSPQHDSSNDKNAEQEADAKNESENVTSNEKAADETSKGEIKVKYEVKESKDNVQLNDEKENKVDIYN; this is encoded by the exons atgaagtCTGACAATGAAGACAAGAAGGATGGAAAAGGAACTGGAGAAAAAAGTGGATCCAAGATAGCTAAACAGAAAACCTCTGAGAAAGATACTCAAATTGTCAAGGGGAAACTTAAAGTTGGGGATAAATCTAAAGATGAGAAAGTAACAAAAGAGAAAGATGGAAAAAATGAGCCTAAAAGCAAATCTAGTAAAGAAGTGAAAGAGAAGAGGAAGTCTGATGAACCTCCTCGGCACCCTGGACTTATTCCAAAAACAAAATCGACAAAAGATTCTAAA CTACGGTCATTGTCACTGTCTCTTGATTCGTTGTTGGATTATACTGACAAAGATGTTGAAGAATCAACACTTGAG CTTTCATTGTTCGCCGAATCATTTTATGAAATGCTTCAGTTTCAAATGGGCAGTAGGATTTTGACTTTTCTTCAGAAACTGCATGAAAAATTTGTGATCAAAAGAGCTCAGCGAAAGAGGCAGCGGGAAGAGGAGCCTGACAAGGATAATGCAAACAAGACACCCACAAAATGTCAAAAGGGTGATGATCCTTCTGTTAAGAGTGAGACAAAAGTGGACGCATCAAATCCAACCCAGGAAGATAATGAGAAAACTGTTGCCGAGAATGATACTTGTAGTAATAAGGAGGAGGATGTGAAGATGGAAAATGCATCAGATGAGGAAGTAGAGCTGGAAGAAGAGGACCCTGAAGAGGATCCAGAAGAGGAAATGGACAATGATAGTCCCCAACACGACTCATCCAATGATAAAAACGCTGAGCAAGAGGCAGATGCAAAAAATGAATCTGAAAATGTTACTAGCAATGAAAAAGCAGCAGATGAAACTTCTAAAGGGGAAATAAAGGTTAAATATGAGGTGAAAGAGTCCAAAGACAATGTTCAACTCAATGATGAAAAGGAAAACAAGGTTGATATATACAATTAA